The window GTTCTTTCATTTCAATGATTGCATCCATACTCAGTTCTCTTGCTAAAACCGCACGTTTTGCTCCTTTGCGGCCCCAATAATTACATGTATACCAGTTTGTAGCAGTCGTTTCAGTATTCCAATGGAGCTTCATCTCGGGAGCAACTTCTCGAGCTGTCATCAGTACAGCAGGATCTCCAAAAACGATAGCATCTGCTTTAGCGGAGTTAAGGAATGTAACATAATCAGCTAGCTCTTCGATTTTTTCATTGTGGAAAATGGCATTCATCGCTACATATACCTTTTTCCCTAGTTCATGGGCAGCATCAATTGCCTTTGTGATGTCATCCCGATTAAATTCACCAGCAAGACGCAGGCCGTAGCGCTGCTCTCCAATTACAAACGCATCAGCACCAGCCTCTGCCAAACGGGATATCTCGTCAACACTTGTCGGAGTTACTAACAATTCCGGTTTTTTCATCATTATTCACCTCTTTTTACTAATTGCAACCCCATCACCTACTGGAACAATGACGGTATCGTATTCAGGATTCTTCATTAACCAACTATTAAAATCACGAATTTTCTTGACTAAATTGCGTAACCGCTTATTCTCAATGTTTGCCTCAGCAACCATACCTTTAAACAATACATTATCAGTTATTATTAATCCGTCATTACTAAGGTAGCGGGAATACATCTCAAAAAAGCGTTGATATTGTCCTTTAGCGGCATCTATAAAGATAACATCGAAGGGGGCGAAAGGTTTGATTTGCTCCTCAACTTCAAGGGCATCTCCGCTAATTAAAACAATTTGTGCTCCCTTTTCAGCCTGTTTGATATAGTCAACCGCTCTTTCTAAACGCTCATTGTCTCTCTCAATCGTGACAATTTTTACATTTGGAAGGGCAAAAGCCATTCTTAGAGCAGAGTATCCAATCGCCGTTCCAACTTCAAGAATAGTTCTGGGATTTTGAATCCGGAGTAGCTGTAGCATGGCTTCGATACCGGCTAATTCCATGATGGGTATCCCATTTTCTGCTGCATACTGTTCCATTTCCAATAGAATTTTCGGCCGTTCAAGTATTAATTCATTTATATATAATTGCAGCTTTTCTTTATCCAAGCCGCCATCACCTCTATTTCTTTGGCAACGATTTCCTTAGGGTCGAACTGAATTTAGGGATCATGCACTAAGTCATTTAGACAAGAAAAAATAGCGGTCACAGATAGGATACATGAAGCAATCCAATCATATCTGTGGGTCACGCTATTGCCATAGTGCATCGAAACACTCGAATAATTTTATCATATCAGAAGGGAGAAAGCTAATTTAATCATTTATCTGTTATATGTTCCGCTTTTTGTTTATTATGTTCCGACAGTGTTTTTGTAAAGATAACATCCCCTTCAGCTGTAGCT of the Bacillus sp. 1NLA3E genome contains:
- a CDS encoding O-methyltransferase, which gives rise to MDKEKLQLYINELILERPKILLEMEQYAAENGIPIMELAGIEAMLQLLRIQNPRTILEVGTAIGYSALRMAFALPNVKIVTIERDNERLERAVDYIKQAEKGAQIVLISGDALEVEEQIKPFAPFDVIFIDAAKGQYQRFFEMYSRYLSNDGLIITDNVLFKGMVAEANIENKRLRNLVKKIRDFNSWLMKNPEYDTVIVPVGDGVAISKKR